The nucleotide window CGCGACGTACAGGCCCATGCTCGCGCAGGTCTGCGGGTAACCGACCAGTTCATGCACCGCGAACGCGCCCGCCACCAGCGCGAGGCACACCGCGGGAAGTCGCCGCCGCATCACCAGCGGAAGCCACAGGGCCGCCGTCACCAGCGCTCCCGGCAGACCCGACGGGCGTTCCGCCAGGTCGCCGAACTGCGCGCCGAGCGGAGCCGTCACCGGGGCGAACACCACCGGGGCGAGCAGCACGGTGACCACCGCGTCCCGCCGGAGCACGTCCAGCGTGCCCCAACGCGCCGCGAGAGCAGGCGCGTTCGTCTTGAGTATGGATCCCGCCGAACCGAGCACAGGCAGAGACTAACGCCTCGCGATCAGAGGCGATCGGGACGCGATCAGGGCGCGATCAGGGCGCGGACGGCGCCGAGGTGCTGTCGCGGACGACGAGGCGAGGGGTCATGGTGGTCTGGACCGCGTGCGCGCGGTGGCCCTCTACCCGTTCGATGAGCAGCCGGGCGGCGGTGGCCCCCATGTCGTGCCCGGCCTGGTCGACGCTGGTGAGCTGGACGGTGGCGAGGTCCGCGATGGCGGTGTTGTTGTAGCCCACGAGGGACACGTCCTGCGGTACCCGCAGGCCCAGTTCGTGGGCGGCCCGCCAGACGCCGAGCGCGGCCACGTCGGCGCCCGTCATGATGGCGGTGGGCCGGTCGTCCGCGGTCAGCAGGCTCATGCCCGCCTTGTAGCCGCCTTCGTCGGAGTACGCCGTACGGCAGATCCGGGTGTGCTCCGCCAGTTCGTTGCGGCCCATCGCCTCCGCGTACCCGTTGCTCAGGACGATCTCCGGGGTGCGTGCCCACTTGCTGGAACGCGTCCCGGGAGAGGAGACCAGCGCGATGTTGCGGTGACCGAGGGACACCAGATGGTCCACGACCAGCGCGGCTCCCGCTCCGTCTGCGTCGACGACGGAGTCGTGCAGCTCGGAGGTGTCGTGGTGGCCGATGACGACGGTGGGCGTCGACTGGGCGGTGGACAGCACTTCGGAGCGCCGGGTGCTGGGGGCGATCAGGATGAGGCCGTCCATCTGGCGGTCGACCATGGCCTGGACGGTCTTGCCCTGCGCCTCGGCCCCGAAGCCCGCGTCGCCGATCAGCACGGTGTACTCGCTGTCCCGCAGTTCGTCGCGGATGCCGTCGAGGATGTCGGCGAAGAAGGTGTTGCGGATGTTGTCCAGCAGGATGCCGATCGTGTACGTCCGCCCGCGCATCCCGCGCGCCGCGGCATGGGGCCGGTAGTCCAGCTCCGCCATGGCGGCCCGGACCTTCTCCCGCATGGCCGCGCTGACCCCGTAGGCGTTGCGCATGACTTTGGAGACCGCCGCGGTGGACACTCCCGCGTGCCGCGCGACGTCCGTGATCGTCACGCGTTTCTTCCGCTCTGATCCCTGCTGCATGCCCGGTGCCCCCTGGGTCCTGTCCTTCTGAATGCAACGTTCTACAGGATGAACTGGCCCGGCCGCTAGATGTGGCCGAGTTTTCGACGATGTTGCGGCACGATGTCTTGACGACCGCCCGGACTGCATGCACTGTAGTGCGCACTTCGGTGTAGAGAACGTTATACAAACTCTCGCCCACCACACTTTCCGCAGGCCTGCGCCGTGCGCCTCCGTTCAATGATGACAGGGAGCCATGCTGTGACCACCTCCTCGACCTCCGCCAGAAGGGCCCGCCTCGCCGGTCTGACCGCGAGCACCGCCGCCATGGTCGTCCTCGCGTCCGCCTGCGGGGGATCGGGCGGCGGCTCCGGCTCGGCGCCCGGGAACTTCAGCTACCTGAGCGTCACGGAGAACACCACCGTCAAGACGGCACTGACCACCCTGTCCAAGGGTGAGTGCAGGACCGCCCAGGACGCCCTGCCGCTCAAGGTGGAGACGGTCCCCCAGGCGAGCCTGGACCAGAAGCTGCAGCTGCTGGCCGGCCAGGACGCGCTGCCGGTCCAGTTCGCGGCGGGCAACGCCCCGGCGCTGACGCGGCAGTTGTACACCTCGGGCAAGGTCGCCGATCTGGAGGCCGAGCTGAAGTCGCTCGGTGTCTACGACCAGTTGGAGCCCGCCGCCGTCTCCACCGTCAAGGCGCTGTACGGCGGCAAGGTGGAGGTCCTGCCCTACGAGTACAACATCGAGGGGATCTTCTACAACAAGAAGGTCTTCGACGACAACGGACTGACCGTGCCCGGCACCTGGACCGAACTCGTGGCGGCGGCGGGGAAGCTGGAGGCCAAGGGCGTCCAGCCGTTCGCGGCCTCCGGGCAGCAGGGCTGGCCGCTGACCCGCCTCATCAGCGGGTATCTCTACCGCAGCCTGGGACCGGACGCGCTGCAGGACGTGGCCGACGGCAGGGCGAAGCTCACGGACCCCGCGTACGTGAAGGCCGCGCGGCAGGTCGCCGACCTCGGCAGGAAGGGCTACTTCGGCAAGGGCGTCGGTTCCATCGACTACGACACCGCGATGAACGAGTTCCTCGGCGGCAAGGCCGGCATGTTCTACATGGGCAGCTGGGCGCTGGCGAACATCGCCGACGAGAAGCAGAACAAGGTGGGCGCCGACAACATCGGCTTCATGCCCTTCCCGGCCGTCGAGGGCGGCAGGGGCTCGGTCGAGCAGTACCCCTCCAA belongs to Streptomyces sp. V3I8 and includes:
- a CDS encoding LacI family DNA-binding transcriptional regulator, which produces MTITDVARHAGVSTAAVSKVMRNAYGVSAAMREKVRAAMAELDYRPHAAARGMRGRTYTIGILLDNIRNTFFADILDGIRDELRDSEYTVLIGDAGFGAEAQGKTVQAMVDRQMDGLILIAPSTRRSEVLSTAQSTPTVVIGHHDTSELHDSVVDADGAGAALVVDHLVSLGHRNIALVSSPGTRSSKWARTPEIVLSNGYAEAMGRNELAEHTRICRTAYSDEGGYKAGMSLLTADDRPTAIMTGADVAALGVWRAAHELGLRVPQDVSLVGYNNTAIADLATVQLTSVDQAGHDMGATAARLLIERVEGHRAHAVQTTMTPRLVVRDSTSAPSAP
- a CDS encoding ABC transporter substrate-binding protein — its product is MTTSSTSARRARLAGLTASTAAMVVLASACGGSGGGSGSAPGNFSYLSVTENTTVKTALTTLSKGECRTAQDALPLKVETVPQASLDQKLQLLAGQDALPVQFAAGNAPALTRQLYTSGKVADLEAELKSLGVYDQLEPAAVSTVKALYGGKVEVLPYEYNIEGIFYNKKVFDDNGLTVPGTWTELVAAAGKLEAKGVQPFAASGQQGWPLTRLISGYLYRSLGPDALQDVADGRAKLTDPAYVKAARQVADLGRKGYFGKGVGSIDYDTAMNEFLGGKAGMFYMGSWALANIADEKQNKVGADNIGFMPFPAVEGGRGSVEQYPSNVGLGITLGAKSFDKKTGAWVSCIAKNYGSTALKDQGAISGFKVNTPVEDANEVTGQVRKTISASKQNVLWFEALFSTKATTVSQTNAAGLVGGSLSPEKFMATVQDALSEK